In Kwoniella pini CBS 10737 chromosome 5, complete sequence, the following are encoded in one genomic region:
- a CDS encoding A/G-specific adenine glycosylase produces MRAGPSRSPSVISIPESDGSDYQPVQEKESPPLPTRTSIKRKRPSVVKRTLTKKSTKIKNEDEIEDIEDTAGPSILRDHGLEYHSIGGIAGKQEDLLSWFEGCREKRGMPWRKRYDPNLSMKEKGQRAYEIWVSEVMLQQTQVATVIAYWKRWIEKWPTIADLAKADVEEVNAMWRGLGYYRRARSLLAGAKTVMSDPKYEGRLPNDPLVLEKQVDGVGRYTAGAICSMAYGVRTPIVDGNIHRLFTRLLAVHAPQTAPSTIKFLWQAAEELVAKLPIDGHRTGIAGDWNQALMELGSQVCKPVSPDCGACPLRSCCKAYSEISSFPPQPLELVCTICAPIPLTAGTNGISSVSIFPMRKEKKASRAEEESVLVTEWKGDNGDRKWLFVKRPEKGLLAGLFEPPTTPVASSSTPDICLDTSLASLLELIDSPMSDSQKTGQSRYVTSIPHIFSHINMTYHVHHLVLSTSSAQPPTIYESDKTVVWLSEEQVIHANIGTGVKKVWSEIYGSWASFEVDSTKIKKSSITAKKGGQKKLPLAEVKNGKIVKKVMMPSMPSKKVEVV; encoded by the exons ATGCGTGCTGGTCCTTCGAGATCACCTTCTGTCATATCTATCCCGGAGTCAGATGGAAGCGATTATCAGCCCGTTCAGGAGAAAGAAAGCCCGCCTTTGCCTACAAGAACATCTATCAAGCGTAAACGACCATCGGTGGTCAAGAGAACGTTGACTAAGAAGAGTaccaaaataaaaaatgaGGACGAGATAGAAGATATTGAGGATACTGCTGGACCTAGCATATTGAGGGATCATGGGTTAGAATATCATTCCATTGGTGGAATTGCTGGAAAGCAAGAAGATCTCTTGAGTTGGTTCGAGGGTTGTAG GGAGAAAAGAGGTATGCCATGGAGGAAACGCTATGATCCGAATTTGAGCatgaaagagaaaggtCAAAGAGCAtatgaa ATTTGGG TTTCGGAAGTGATGCTTCAACAGACTCAGGTGGCTACT GTTATTGCATActggaagaggtggatcGAGAAATGGCCTACAATAGCTGATCTAGCAAAGGCAGATGTGGAG GAAGTTAACGCAATGTGGC GTGGACTGGGCTACTATAGACGTGCTCGCTCACTTCTTGCTGGAGCGAAGACCGTCATGTCCGATCCCAAATATGAGGGTAGATTACCCAACGATCCGCTGGTGTTGGAAAAACAGGTGGATGGTGTAGGACGATATACAGCTG GAGCGATATGCTCGATGGCTTATGGTGTTCGAACACCAATT GTCGATGGAAATATACACCGTCTATTTACAAGGCTCTTAGCCGTCCATGCACCGCAAACCGCGCCGAGCACCATCAAATTTCTTTGGCAGGCTGCTGAGGAACTCGTCGCCAAGCTTCCAATTGATGGACATCGGACAGGAATAGCTGGTGACTGGAATCAAGCATTAATGGAGTTGGGCAGTCAAGTCTGTAAACCTGTCTCGCCGGACTGTGGGGCTTGTCCTCTGCGTTCGTGCTGCAAAGCATATTCTGAG ATCTCTTCATTTCCGCCTCAGCCGCTAGAATTGGTATGTACGATATGCGCACCTATACCCCTGACAGCGGGAACAAACGGTATATCAAGCGTGTCAATCTTCCCGATGCggaaggaaaagaaagccTCTAGAGCCGAAGAAGAGTCCGTCTTGGTGACTGAATGGAAGGGTGACAATGGCGATCGAAAATGGCTATTTGTCAAACGACCTGAGAAAG GTCTACTGGCTGGCCTGTTCGAACCCCCTACAACTCCCGTGGCATCATCAAGCACTCCAGACATCTGCCTCGACACTTCCTTAGCCTCGTTATTGGAACTGATTGACAGTCCGATGAGCGATTCACAAAAGACCGGTCAGAGTCGATATGTGACATCGATACCTCATATCTTCTCTCACATTAACATGACTTACCATGTTCATCATCTGGTACTATCTACATCTTCTGCTCAGCCTCCAACTATATATGAATCGGACAAAACAGTCGTTTGGTTAAGCGAGGAGCAAGTTATTCATGCCAATATAGGCACGGGTGTTAAGAAGGTCTGGTCGGAAATATACGGTTCTTGGGCTTCATTTGAGGTTGATTCaacaaaaatcaagaagtcGAGCATCACAGCCAAAAAGGGTGGTCAGAAAAAGCTACCTTTGGCAGAAGTcaagaatgggaaaatcGTAAAAAAGGTTATGATGCCGTCCATGCCTAGCAAAAAGGTCGAGGTCGTCTGA
- a CDS encoding protein translocase SEC61 complex gamma subunit, archaeal and eukaryotic, which produces MAEKITEFAEIPQQFIKEGTQFVNRCTKPSKEEYIQLCRAIAVGFVVMGFIGYFVKLIHIPINNILVGGA; this is translated from the exons ATGGCTGAAAAGATCACTGAATTTGCTGAGATACCTCAACAATTCATCAAAGAAGGTACACAA TTCGTTAACAGGTGTACTAAACcatcaaaagaag AATACATTCAACTTTGTAGAGCTATCGCAGTGGGTTTCGTAGTAATGGGATTCATTGGTTACTTTGTTAAACTTATCCACATTCCAAT TAATAACATCTTAGT GGGTGGAGCATAG
- a CDS encoding glutamine-tRNA ligase — MPPKFDPKSPENASLISLFQGLGLAEKSATELVRQPKSGVALKSLIDEFQLKDKNFDEKTASALVKLSGSAGKLGPAEKGYIVKKIESGDIKSTDQVAAAVKYAEGNPAGTPINEEEFNKACGVGIDISAAQLPELIKSYVSTLSSPPENWASLGAVLGGIRSGTSDLKWANAGEVKTSLETLFTELFGSKESAQAAAKAQAASAAKAKPTPKPKAATPSAEASSSTTPVIPTTIFKEGFLSDFHKPGENPQVNPKLKEQHLEFTKGLVYTRFPPEPNGYLHIGHVKAIMIDFGYAKFHGGRTYLRFDDTNPEAEEGRFFQSILDTVRWLGFEPWKITYSSDNFQQLYEWAVELTRRGKAYVCTCSAEKMKEDRGMGKGHPVPCEHRDRPVEESLREFERMKNGEYPEQGAALRMKMDLTSGNPYMWDMVAYRVKLAPHHRTGDKWKIYPTYDFTHCLCDSIENISHSLCTVEFIPARESYEWLCDALEVYKARQYEFARLNLQGTFLSKRKIAKLVTKQLVKDWDDPRLYTIIALRRRGIPPGALLSFVSELGVTTSESVTEIKRFEASIRSYLEESAPRLMMVLNPVKLVIDNVPDDYRVPVQVPLHPKVPAMGTVTTSFTKEVYIDAEDFRTEDSPDYFRLAPGKSVGLFKAPFPVSYLSHTTDSNGKVTEIRCKLEDDGKIKKAKAYIQWVNVPDSIKIEEVRYFKPLFKSDPPPTDFESDIDSNSLEIYKNAVIEPAFYELSKKSILNARKESEERLKKAKANSAPSSNNEEGNKPLKGSEAFKHIEDEPIATVEQLVGMENIRFQGMRLAYFTIDRESKIKSLEIDSKINGKDKEDKIILNRIVSLKEDAGKSA; from the exons ATGCCACCCAAATTCGATCCCAAGTCACCTGAAAACGCTTCTTTGATATCGCTATTCCAAGGCTTAGGATTAGCCGAGAAATCAGCGACTGAATTAGTCAGACAACCAAAATCAGGTGTCGCTTTGAAATCACTCATCGATgaattccaattgaaagataagaaTTTTGATGAGAAGACGGCTAGTGCGCTTGTCAAGCTTTCTGGAAGTGCAGGAAAGTTAGGTCCCGCTGAAAAGGGTTATatagtgaagaagattgagaGTGGGGATATAAAATCTACTGATCAGGTCGCTG CTGCTGTTAAGTATGCAGAAGGTAATCCTGCTGGAACGCCtataaatgaagaagagttTAACAAAGCTTGTGGTGTTG GTATCGATATTTCTGCTGCTCAATTACCggaattgatcaaatcttACGTCTCCACACTTTCATCACCGCCAGAAAACTGGGCTAGTCTCGGAGCAGTATTAGGAGGTATAAGGAGCGGAACCTCCGATTTGAA GTGGGCAAATGCTGGAGAAGTCAAGACTTCGCTCGAGACCTTATTCACAGAATTATTCGGAAGTAAAGAATCAGCTCAAGCAGCAGCAAAGGCCCAAGCGGCTTCAGCGGCAAAAGCTAAACCAACACCTAAACCAAAAGCAGCTACACCTTCGGCGgaagcttcatcatccacGACGCCTGTTATCCCTACAACTATCTTCAAAGAAGGTTTCCTAAGCGATTTCCATAAACCCGGAGAAAACCCTCAAGTAAATCCTAAGTTGAAGGAACAACATCTAGAATTCACCAAAGGATTAGTATATACACGATTCCCTCCAGAACCTAACGGATATCTCCATATCG GTCACGTCAAAGCCATCATGATCGATTTTGGATATGCTAAGTTTCATGGTGGGAGGACGTATTTGAG ATTCGACGATACTAATCCTGAAGCGGAGGAAGGTCGATTCTTCCAATCTATCTTGGACACTGTCAGATGGTTAGGTTTCGAACCATGGAAAATCACTTATTCGAGTGACAACTTCCAGCAATTATACGAATGGGCGGTGGAATTGACAAGGAGGGGCAAAGCATATGTCTGCACGTGTAGCG CcgaaaagatgaaggaggaCAGGGGAATGGGTAAAGGGCATCCAGTGCCATGTGAACATCGTGACCGACCGGTCGAGGAATCTCTGAGGGAGTTTGAGCGAATGAAGAATGGAGAATATCCCGAACAAGGAGCTGCCCTCagaatgaagatggatttgaCGAGCGGAAATCCATACATGTGGGATATGGTGGCGTATAGGGTCAAATTGGCACCTCATCACAGAACAGGTGACAAGTGGA AGATATACCCAACATATGACTTCACGCACTGTCTTTGCGATAGTATAGAGAATATCTC CCACTCGCTGTGTACCGTTGAGTTTATACCCGCTCGGGAATCTTACGAGTGGCTTTGTGACGCTTTAGAAGTATACAAAGCTAGACAGTACGAATTTGCCAGATTGAACCTTCAAGGAACCTTCTTGTCGAAACGAAAGATTGCCAAATTAGTCACTAAGCAGTTGGTGAAAGATTGGGATGATCCTAGACTTTACACTATCATTGCTTTACGTAGAAGAGGTATACCACCAGGAGcattattatcttttgTATCGGAGTTAGGAGTAACAACTTCAGAATCAGTGACCGAGATCAAGCGATTCGAAGCTTCCATTCGATCATACCTCGAAGAATCCGCTCCAAGGCTGATGATGGTTCTTAATCCTGTCAAATTGGTCATTGACAATGTTCCTGATGACTATCGAGTACCCGTTCAAGTGCCCCTCCACCCCAAAGTCCCAGCTATGGGAACGGTCACGACTTCATTTACAAAAGAAGTTTATATCGATGCTGAAGATTTCCGTACAGAGGATTCACCAGATTATTTCAGATTAGCTCCTGGCAAATCAGTTGGTTTGTTCAAAGCTCCTTTCCCCGTCTCCTATTTAAGTCATACAACCgattcaaatggaaaagttACGGAAATTAGATgtaaattagaagatgatggaaagattaaaaaagctaaagcttATATTCAATGGGTTAATGTACCTGATTCAATAAAAATAGAAGAAGTCAGATATTTCAAACCATTATTCAAATCTGATCCACCTCCAACAGATTTTGAATCTGATAtagattcaaattcattagaaatttataaaaatgCAGTAATTGAACCTGCATTTTATGAATTAagtaaaaaatcaattttaaatgcaagaaaagaatctgaagaaaggttaaaaaaagcaaaagctaattcagcaccttcttcaaataatgaagaaggaaataaACCATTAAAAGGAAGTGAAGCTTTTAAAcatattgaagatgaacctATTGCAACTGTTGAACAATTAGTTGGAATGGAAAATATTAGATTTCAAGGAATGAGATTAGCTTATTTCACTATTGATAGAGAAAGTAAGATTAAATCattagaaattgattcaaaaattaatggaaaagataaagaagataagaTTATTTTAAATAGAATCGTTTCTCTTAAAGAAGATGCGGGAAAGAGTGCTTAA